In the genome of Alistipes sp. ZOR0009, the window CCGTATGCACCGTAAAGTTGAACATTTGTAAAAGGAATTGCATTAACCTCTAGCTCAGCCCCCTTGGTAAACGAGTGCCCCGCATTGGTAATCATCAAACCTTCTCCGCTAGGGAGGAATACGTTGATTTGTTGATCGCGCCAATCTGTATAAAACACAGAAACATTCGCCATTAGTCGGCTATCCAACCACTTAGTTTTAACACCCATCTCTACATTTTCGGCAAATTCAGGATTATAGGCAATGGTTTTAGGATTACTCTTATCGTACGACGTATTAAATCCACCACTTTTGTATCCCAAGCCCCATGAGGCATAAACATTTTGGCCTAAAAGATCATAAGACACAGTTGCCTTAGGCAAGAACACCAGCTTATCTTTCGAATAGTCCTTGGTGGTCACCATTGGATTAGGAACATTTGCAGGAAGAGGCACTTTTATAACCCCTGAAGGTGTAGTAATTACAATCGGATTAGGGAGCTTAACGGCATTGTAGTAGTCAAACTTTTTATTCTCATAATCCAGCCTTCCACCCAGCGACACATTCAAGCCTTTGATAAAAACATCTGAAAATTGCGACTGATGAAAGAATGCAATCCCATTTGATTTTTCGCCAGTTTGCGTGTTTACTGCTGCATTGGGAATATTCTTTGTTTTAGAGGGATCTTTTACGCCCATATACCTAGAGACATCATTCCCATTCTTTATATCAAACCCTTTATCCATCTTCTGACTAAAGAAAAAGGCTCCAGTTTGGCTCGACCATTTCCCAATCTTTGGCGTAAGGAAGACAAGCTCGTCGGTTATCAAGTTTTGATACTGTAAGAAGTCGTTGGTATACAAATCTTCGGCGGTGTAGTCATTATCCAGATGCTGATGATCTTGAAAATACTGGTAAGAGGTTACATTTCGCAATTCAAAGTCACCAAATTTCTTACTTAAAACAGCTGCACCATTCACCATATTCCGCGTATAGTACGATTCCTCATTAAAATTCACATCCTTAAACGCCCCTGTTGATGCATCATAAACGTTAAAAGGGTTACCTCCGTCATTATTTAATCCAAAACCACCTATAACCTTTACGGTGAATGTCTCATTGGGCTTGTAGCTAACGCTAAATTTTGTGTTCAGATTCTCAAGGTTATCAACCTTCTTCCCATTAAACGAGTTCGTAAAAAAACCATCCCTTTTAGCATACGAAACTCCTGCAGCAACACCTACTTTGCCATAGGTATTAGAATGTGACGCGAGAAATCGCATAAAATTGTAGTCGCCATAAGACGCAACAAGCCTATTTCTCATTGTAGAGCTTGGCTCTTTCGAATAAACAGAAACGGTT includes:
- a CDS encoding TonB-dependent receptor, whose product is MKKMMLLLLSAVAFWGGDAFGKDRGKVTPSDSVEITKRLEPVIVYSHRRAEDLHIVPLSVSAFTPSKIEREGIVGIKDVTARIPNFYMPDYGNKVNSPIYIRGIGSKFNTPSVAFYVDNVPYFDKSTFDFDLFDVKSIEIFRGPQGTLFGRNSMGGTVSVYSKEPSSTMRNRLVASYGDYNFMRFLASHSNTYGKVGVAAGVSYAKRDGFFTNSFNGKKVDNLENLNTKFSVSYKPNETFTVKVIGGFGLNNDGGNPFNVYDASTGAFKDVNFNEESYYTRNMVNGAAVLSKKFGDFELRNVTSYQYFQDHQHLDNDYTAEDLYTNDFLQYQNLITDELVFLTPKIGKWSSQTGAFFFSQKMDKGFDIKNGNDVSRYMGVKDPSKTKNIPNAAVNTQTGEKSNGIAFFHQSQFSDVFIKGLNVSLGGRLDYENKKFDYYNAVKLPNPIVITTPSGVIKVPLPANVPNPMVTTKDYSKDKLVFLPKATVSYDLLGQNVYASWGLGYKSGGFNTSYDKSNPKTIAYNPEFAENVEMGVKTKWLDSRLMANVSVFYTDWRDQQINVFLPSGEGLMITNAGHSFTKGAELEVNAIPFTNVQLYGAYGYTVAKFLDYRMNDATVYDGNYLPFVPRSTLSLGGSYRINLDDRGNSTIVLGVDYERVGKHYWNDANAFSKFANAPSFQRPWFNINATVGYTYKNLNLTLRGKNLTNERYNTYMYEYEVEKFQNLYAQKAKPRMVFVELTYRF